Proteins encoded in a region of the Alosa sapidissima isolate fAloSap1 chromosome 19, fAloSap1.pri, whole genome shotgun sequence genome:
- the rmnd1 gene encoding required for meiotic nuclear division protein 1 homolog: MMSARSLWTFFTPVGRRGLCTCAPISWGTSQHIPCVRRGTTPYPGLPKYTRPLYVRNYSPFGTTALQTYGSVLQPLFCKDNISHRPSTVLKLSEEPWRACLMQMRFRSTIATKSVLKQGGLPAKRTVKGARTKQPSRVNQPLPEEDPDVMQCIAFATADQYHLPTLCHDLIANGFYEITDLPRDASNVLVIGTDNILKANDHAMMFFFREGSVVFWNVEEKTMKAVMRILEQHEIQPYEVALVHWENEEINYSIGEGNSKLHRGSFHLNGEMDYEQLVLEKFAFSNALSLSVKLAIWEVCLDNFVESIQSIPEMLKSGQRVKLSRSEVLQKTGELFALRHCINLSSDLLITPDFYWDRENLEQLYDKTCQFLSINRRVKVVNEKLQHCTELTDLMRNHLSEKHSLRLEWMIVILITIEVMFELARVIF; this comes from the exons ATGATGTCTGCTCGGTCTCTATGGACGTTTTTTACGCCTGTGGGTAGGAGAGGTTTGTGTACTTGTGCTCCAATTAGTTGGGGGACGTCACAACATATTCCTTGTGTTCGGCGCGGGACTACGCCGTACCCAGGATTGCCTAAGTACACCCGCCCCCTCTACGTACGCAATTACAGCCCATTTGGGACTACTGCACTTCAGACGTATGGATCGGTACTACAACCTCTGTTCTGCAAGGATAACATAAGCCACAGACCTTCAACTGTGTTAAAGTTGTCAGAAGAACCATGGAGGGCATGTCTGATGCAGATGCGTTTCAGATCAACTATTGCCACCAAATCGGTGTTGAAACAGGGAGGCCTGCCTGCTAAACGGACCGTCAAAGGTGCAAGAACGAAACAGCCTTCCAGAGTAAATCAACCATTGCCAGAAGAAGACCCG GATGTAATGCAGTGCATTGCTTTTGCAACAGCGGACCAGTACCATTTGCCCACTCTCTGCCACGACTTAATAGCCAATGGTTTCTATGAAATTACAGATCTGCCAAGAG ATGCCTCCAATGTGCTGGTGATTGGAACGGACAACATATTGAAAGCTAATGACCATGCGATGATGTTCTTCTTCAG gGAAGGGTCTGTGGTTTTCTGGAATGTTGAGGAGAAAACG ATGAAAGCTGTGATGCGGATCTTGGAACAGCATGAAATTCAGCCATATGAGGTGGCTTTGGTTCACTGGGAAAATGAAGAGATCAACTACTCTATTGGGGA GGGAAACTCCAAGCTTCATCGTGGGAGTTTTCACCTCAACGGTGAGATGGACTATGAGCAGTTGGTTCTGGAAAAGTTTGCCTTCTCCAATGCCCTGTCTCTATCTG TTAAGTTGGCCATATGGGAAGTCTGTTTGGACAATTTTGTGGAGTCAATCCAGTCGATCCCTGAG ATGCTGAAATCAGGCCAGAGGGTCAAACTGTCGAGGTCTGAGGTCCTGCAGAAGACTGGAGAACTTTTTGCTTTAAG GCACTGTATAAACCTAAGTTCTGACCTGCTGATCACCCCAGACTTCTACTGGGACAGAGAAAACCTTGAGCAGCTGTATGACAAAACCTGCCAGTTCCTCAGCATCAACCGTAGGGTCAAG GTTGTGAATGAGAAGCTGCAGCACTGCACGGAGCTTACTGACCTGATGAGGAACCACTTGAGTGAGAAACACAGTCTGAGACTGGAGTGGATGATTGTCATCCTCATTACCATTGAG
- the LOC121692754 gene encoding zinc transporter 1-like, with protein sequence MAWEPKRRRLLCMLSLTFGFFIVEVVVSRMTASLAMLSDSFHMLSDVIALAVALISVRFAEMTQSTATNTYGWIRAEVMGALVNAVFLTALCFTILLEAVERYTVPHEIENPRAVIWVGAAGLLVNLLGLFLFHEHAGHGHSHSHSHSHRTKTNKVSEKSSNTKSRLDGSSEDLSCNLVVNPGSEKKSADMLCNEEVEVRLNGGVHLEDLEATQDSASQLNMRGVFLHVLGDALGSVIVVVNALIFTYVWQSCPSKGPCNNPCFSQHCPHLMPLNGTSDSEVPSAGPCWVLYLDPTLCVLMVFILLYTTFPLLRESALILLQTVPKEVDVRRLRQRLRSLEGVLAVHELHVWQLAGSRIIATAHIKCHDPDAYMDIAKRIKGMFHDEGIHATTIQPEFGGAAAAESGDALCELPCRIQCAPKQCCGTGTIIASAGSPTSRRTSDSQVQYQSHTGTAVTYTEGQGAEVKLQRDVESAV encoded by the exons ATGGCATGGGAACCTAAACGCCGGCGGCTACTGTGCATGCTGTCGCTAACTTTTGGGTTTTTTATTGTCGAAGTTGTGGTCAGTCGAATGACAGCATCTCTTGCCATGCTTTCGGACTCGTTTCACATGCTTTCGGATGTGATAGCTTTAGCTGTGGCCCTGATATCGGTGCGCTTTGCAGAAATGACACAGTCCACTGCTACGAATACTTACGGCTGGATCAGGGCTGAAGTGATGGGAGCTTTGGTTAATGCGGTGTTCCTGACAGCTTTGTGTTTTACTATCCTGTTGGAGGCTGTGGAGCGCTACACAGTCCCTCATGAAATCGAAAATCCTCGGGCTGTCATCTGGGTCGGTGCCGCTGGTCTTCTTGTCAACCTGTTGGGTCTTTTTCTGTTTCACGAACACGCTGGACATGggcactctcactctcattccCATTCTCACCGGACCAAGACGAACAAAGTATCAGAAAAATCCAGTAACACAAAATCCAGGCTGGATGGGTCATCAGAAGACCTGTCCTGTAATCTAGTGGTGAACCCCGGGAGCGAGAAGAAAAGTG cTGACATGCTCTGCAATGAGGAAGTAGAGGTGCGTCTTAATGGTGGGGTGCATCTGGAGGACCTTGAGGCCACTCAGGACTCTGCCTCTCAGCTCAATATGCGTGGTGTCTTCCTTCACGTGCTCGGTGATGCTCTGGGCTCTGTCATTGTGGTGGTAAATGCCCTTATCTTCACCTATGTGTGGCAGTCATGTCCTTCGAAAGGCCCTTGCAATAACCCCTGCTTCAGCCAACACTGCCCGCATCTGATGCCCCTTAACGGGACCTCTGACTCAGAGGTGCCCTCTGCTGGACCCTGCTGGGTGCTGTACCTTGACCCCACCCTGTGCGTGCTGATGGTGTTTATCCTGTTGTACACCACCTTTCCGCTGCTCCGGGAGTCAGCACTCATTCTGCTGCAGACGGTGCCCAAGGAGGTGGACGTGCGGCGTCTGCGCCAGCGTCTGCGCAGCCTGGAGGGCGTGCTGGCCGTGCACGAGCTGCACGTCTGGCAGCTGGCCGGCAGCCGCATCATCGCCACGGCTCACATCAAGTGCCATGATCCCGATGCGTACATGGACATCGCCAAGCGCATCAAGGGCATGTTCCATGACGAGGGAATCCACGCCACCACCATCCAGCCTGAATTTGGGGGTGCCGCTGCGGCAGAATCCGGTGATGCTTTGTGTGAGCTCCCATGCCGCATCCAGTGCGCCCCAAAGCAGTGCTGTGGGACTGGAACCATCATCGCGTCTGCAGGGTCCCCCACTTCCCGACGAACCTCAGACTCACAAGTCCAGTACCAATCCCACACTGGGACAGCAGTGACTTACACAGAGGGGCAGGGGGCTGAGGTCAAGTTGCAGAGAGACGTAGAGTCTGCTGTGTGA
- the kif3cb gene encoding kinesin family member 3Cb, which produces MSRKSSDNVMIRLRRMSMAKNSETVKVVVRCRPMQKKEEAMNHEKIVEVDVNLGQLRVRNPRAQPGAIMKTFTFDAVYDTASSQIDLYDYTCKPLVDSVLLGFNGTIFAYGQTGTGKTYTMQGSPEPEKRGVIPNSFHHIFTHISRSQNQRYLVRVSYIEIYQEEIRDLLCKDNNKKLELKENPDSGVYVKDLLSVVTKSIQEIEHVMDLGNQSRSVGFTKMNERSSRSHAIFIVTIECSETGLDGEDHIRVGKLNMVDLAGSERQSKTGAKGKRFKEAAKINLSLSALGNVISALVDGTSTHVPYRDSKLTRLLQDSLGGNSKTVMVATIGPASCNYEETITTLRYANRAKNIKNKPHINEDPKEALLREFQEEIARLKAQLEERGMLAKERRRKRRDSMRMKRSLSSGEVEKPQGGYVDVVETVQEERDGDETERKAEKLKYRKSVNGNLEMFRLPEENEKTVEELQKEQEAMELIIEKYKSMESKLLVGGKNIVDHTNEQQKMLELKRQEITEQMRQEREMQQQMFEQDEETVELMETFTTLQQEVELKTKKLKKLYTRLQLVKTEIGDIIDEHVATRQELEQTQHELIREMKFKNLIIENFIPPEEKNKMMNRLHYDSEEDQWKMLPLIPSETHRCRVKRRPASVVGYKRPISQYAQSVAATGAPPRYRAENIMLLELDMTPPAMFHLNLNGTDLISRDQLPDFVHLRRRGTATRVRKSQSWNQAPCMPSTSSVCWLAPGSPRSSGSQGACGSTLPAEKET; this is translated from the exons ATGTCGCGGAAGAGTTCAGATAACGTTATGATTCGATTGCGGAGGATGTCTATGGCTAAGAACAGCGAAACGGTGAAGGTGGTAGTTCGATGCCGCCCCATGCAAAAGAAAGAGGAGGCGATGAATCATGAGAAAATAGTGGAGGTAGATGTCAATTTGGGACAGCTTAGGGTGCGTAATCCGAGGGCGCAGCCCGGTGCAATCATGAAAACATTTACATTCGATGCGGTGTATGACACGGCCTCCTCCCAAATTGACCTGTATGACTACACATGTAAACCCCTTGTGGACTCGGTTCTTCTTGGTTTCAATGGAACTATATTTGCCTATGGACAGACGGGGACAGGTAAAACATACACAATGCAGGGTTCGCCAGAGCCTGAAAAGCGTGGAGTCATTCCAAATTCATTTcatcacattttcacacacatatCCAGATCTCAAAACCAACGGTATCTAGTGCGTGTCTCCTACATAGAAATTTATCAGGAAGAGATCCGGGACCTGttgtgcaaagacaacaacaagAAACTTGAACTCAAAGAGAATCCTGATTCTGGGGTGTATGTGAAAGACCTCTTGTCAGTGGTGACCAAAAGCATACAAGAAATTGAACATGTGATGGACTTGGGGAATCAATCTCGGTCTGTAGGTTTCACTAAGATGAATGAGCGCAGTTCTCGGTCACACGCCATCTTCATTGTCACCATCGAATGCAGTGAGACAGGCTTGGATGGTGAAGATCACATCCGTGTAGGAAAACTTAACATGGTGGATCTGGCAGGCAGCGAGCGTCAAAGTAAGACCGGGGCCAAAGGAAAGCGCTTCAAGGAAGCTGCAAAGATCAACCTGTCCCTGTCTGCTCTGGGCAATGTCATATCAGCCCTGGTGGATGGCACAAGCACCCATGTCCCATACAGAGACTCCAAACTCACACGGCTGCTGCAGGACTCTCTCGGGGGCAACTCCAAAACAGTAATGGTGGCCACCATTGGCCCCGCATCCTGTAACTACGAGGAGACCATCACAACCCTGCGGTACGCCAACCGGGCCAAGAACATCAAGAACAAGCCGCACATAAATGAGGACCCCAAAGAGGCCCTGCTCAGGGAGTTCCAGGAGGAGATTGCCCGTCTGAAAGCACAACTTGAAGAGCGAGGGATGCTGGctaaagagaggaggaggaagaggagagacagcatgaggATGAAGAGAAGCCTGAGCAGCGGGGAGGTGGAAAAGCCGCAAGGGGGTTACGTGGACGTGGTGGAGACCGtacaggaggagagggatggagatgaGACGGAGAGGAAAGCGGAAAAACTCAAGTACAGGAAAAGTGTAAATGGGAACTTAGAGATGTTCCGGCTTCCTGAAGAGAATGAGAAGACTGTAGAGGAGCTACAGAAAGAGCAAGAGGCCATGGAACTCATCATAGAGAAATATAAG TCTATGGAAAGCAAGCTGTTGGTCGGTGGTAAGAATATTGTGGACCACACTAATGAGCAACAGAAAATGTTGGAACTGAAAAGGCAAGAAATTACAGAGCAG ATGAGACAGGAGAGGGAGATGCAACAGCAGATGTTTGAGCAGGATGAGGAAACAGTGGAGCTGATGGAAACCTTCACAACTCTGCAGCAAGAGGTTGAACTTAAGACCAAGAAACTGAAAAAG TTGTATACAAGGTTGCAGCTGGTGAAGACTGAAATTGGAGATATCATTGATGAGCATGTGGCTACAAGACAGGAGCTGGAACAAACACAACACGAACTGATCAGGGAGATGAAGTTTAA GAATTTGATAATAGAAAATTTCATCCCTCCTGAGGAGAAGAACAAAATGATGAACAGACTGCATTATGACAGTGAAGAGGACCAGTGGAAGATGCTTCCCCTTATTCCCTCAGAGAC CCACCGCTGTCGTGTTAAGCGAAGACCAGCATCTGTGGTGGGGTACAAGCGGCCCATCAGTCAATACGCCCAGTCTGTAGCAGCCACAGGAGCGCCTCCCAGATATAGG GCAGAGAACATCATGCTGCTGGAGCTGGACATGACTCCACCAGCGATGTTTCACCTGAACTTAAACGGGACCGATCTGATCAGCAGAGACCAACTGCCTGACTTTGTCCACCTTCGAAGGAGAGGCACTGCAACTCGAGTCAGGAAATCACAATCCTG gAATCAGGCACCTTGCATGCCCTCGACCTCCTCGGTCTGCTGGCTGGCTCCTGGGTCCCCTCGCAGTTCAGGTTCTCAGGGTGCCTGTGGGTCCACCCTTCCTGCTGAGAAAGAGACTTAA